ACGCTCAAATAATTGATGCTCCTGTTCAAGTGAAATGGGTTTACCCACATTCTCAACAGATAGGATGACGTGTTCTTCCTGAGCAGTGAGCTGAACCTTGATTTCCCCGGGACGAATGGAGAATTTCAGGGCATTCGTTAACAGGTTATCAATGGTTCTGACCATTTTTTCAATATCCATGTGAATGAGGAGGGGCAGGGGAGAGATATCTTGTACGATGGTGATCTGCTGCTCGTTCGCAACGGGTTCGAATTCGGAAATGATTTGTTTCAGTAAACTATGATAATCGACTTCTTGAAAAGATAATCGAACATCGCCATTGGTCAGCCGGGTGTATTCAAATAAGTCATCAATCAGTTTCTTTAGCTGTTGAGTTTTGTTATAGGCATTATTAATAAAGCGTGCTTGCTCCGCTTCATCATGGTATTTAGGTGTCTTAAGTAAATCCAGATAGCCGATAATGCTGGTCAATGGAGTTCTTAGATCATGAGAGACGTATGTGATTAGCTCCATTTTCGATTGTTCAATTTGGCGTTCTTTTTCCATTTGCTGCTGTAATTGTTCAGCCATATGATTAATATTGTGTGCAACATTTCCGAGCTCATCTTGCCTAGACAAAGGAATGCGATATTTCAAATTTCCGCCTGCGATGGACTGCAAGCCATCCGTGATGACCCCAAAGTATCGGATGGTACGGCTGGTTAGCACAAAAAAGAAGAAAATGAACAACGCAAAAAAAAGAGTAAAAGATGAGACTTCAAAAAAAGAATCAGGAAATAATCGGCGGGAAATCTCGATAATGGTTCTGGAAATAGAAGTGAGGATAAGGCTGAGAATGCATGCCCAGAGCATTTGAACGCGAATGCTTCGTTTGCCATTCAATACGGACCAAATTTTATTTATCAATCTTATACCCTACTCCCCAGACGGTCTTAATATACGGCGGCTCTCGCGGTTTGATTTCAATTTTCTCACGGATATTCCGAATATGGACCATCACTGTGTTTTCGGAGTAAAAAGCCGTTTGGTCCTTCCAGACCTTTTGATAAATGTTATCTATGTTGAATACTTGCCCCCGATCTGTGGCCAACAATACTAGGATGGAAAATTCAATCGGGGTTAGAGATACCTCTTGGCCGTGAACGGTAATCGTATGCTGCTTCTTATTAATAATAAGATCATCAATAACAATTTCTGATGGGTCTGAGGTATGTCTTGAGGTAATGAATTGCTGCCTTCTTAACTGGGCTTTCACCCTGGCGATTAGCTCTAGAGGATTAAACGGTTTGGTTACATAATCATCTGCCCCCGTTGAAAGACCTGTGATTTTGTCTAGAGGCTCTTCTTTGGCTGAAAGCATAATAATAGGGATGTCAGATTCCTCCCTGATCCGGAGACAGGCATTAATTCCATCCAAATGCGGCATCATCACATCCAGAATGATCAAATGAATCTTCTCACGCTGCAGAATTCCCAGAGCCTGCACACCGTCTTCAGCTTCCAAAACGAGATACCCTTCATTACGTAAATACATATGAAGAACATCCCGAATTTCGGGGTCGTCATCCACGACTAAAATGTTCATGCGTATCATAGGCGGTCTCCTCCACGTATTTTTTTATACCGAAAAGTCAGTTTAACGATCACAACGATAATGATGACTGGGGTAAGGAGCAGCAGCACCTTTATTCCATAATTATAAACCAGAGAGCCCACTTCTTGTACATGATTTCCCACATAAGGTCCCGCCATAAAGAAAAAAATAGTGCAAGGTATCCGAAATGCTGGATCAAGGATAACAGCCTATCATAATCCATTCGATTCACTCCACTCTGAAGCAGGATTACTTTTCGCTTGTGAAGGCATCCATTTACGAACCGCGTAATACAGCATTTCTGCTAAAATAATTCCTCCAACGATGTCCAATATAACATGCTGTTTCACAAAGAGCGTTGAAAGGATAATCGACCATGAAGTGATCTTGACGAGTACTAGGGACCGAAGGGGCCAATTTCTGCAATCAGCCATCCCTTTCAGCATTAAATAACTGCTTAGTACATGAATGCTGGGAAAGCAATTATAAGGACCATCAGTCTGGTAAATCAGTTGTACGAGCCAATTCAATAGGCCATGACCTGTAACCTGCGGGCGCACAATGGAGGTCTGGTAAACATAAAAGGTGATATAGCTCACGATCAGACCGAGACATAAGGTGAGCAGGGTTCGGTAATAAACACGTCTATTTTTCACACAGAACGTAATAAGCATGATGATTATAAAGGGATACCATAACAAATACGGAATAATGAAGGCTGGAACAAAGGGGATTTGTGCATCCAGTTTTGTCATCATACTGCTGACGTTCGAACCGCCGTGGTTTAATATGCCGTAAAAAATGTTTAAGACGGGAATCACCAATATCCATAACAACGGTTTATACTCAGCCATTTTATCTTTCATCCGTTGAGGCTCCTTTTTGACAGACATAAATAAATGCCGGTGGAACGTTCATAGGGACAAACAGAATTTCCTTGATTTCAAAATTATCGCTTAGTTGTTGTTTCATCTGTAAGGAGTATTGAAAAGCAATAAACAGGCCACCGGGCTTAAGTGATAATCGAATTTGTTCGATTAACCGATCTCTCAAAGGTTTAGGAAAGTTATAAAAGGGTAGTCCGCTTAGAATGCAGTCGAATTGAACGATATCTTCTTGTTCCAAGGCAGATTGGATTTCACATCCATCCGTATAACTTGTGAATTTCGGGAATTGATGTTGCAATTTCTTTTGCAGATAGGGATCTTTTTCAAAGAGAACAACTTTGGTGCCTTCACTGACGGCAGCTTGAATATATTTCGTGATTGCCCCTGTACCCGCACCCAGTTCGGCAACGGCCTGCACTTGGTTCCATGGAACAGCATCAATCATTTTTCGGGCTAAATATTTGGAGCTCGGGGTCACACTCCCGATTTGTCCTGGCGAATGTATAAAACGGGATATGAATAGAAGTTTTTCTTGGACTTGTGATTTTATATTTAATACCATATGAGGTTGCCTCCCCTTGTTTAACACTTCTTATGCTATCTAATAAATCTGCAGATAAAGTGAGGGAGATTCTGAATTTATTCTGAAGAATTGCTTGATCATAATATTGCACAAAAAAATGAACCTATGCGAAAAATGGTAAAATGGAGGTATCCCGACCACCATAAAACCAATAACGCAAGGTTCATTTTCATGGACTTACAGCTTAACTGCGTATAAATTCTGGGAACAACACACTGAAGGCCAAAAGTTATCTACTATGTTTCTTTAAGAATTTAAGTGTCTTATCGAATGTTTGTTCTGCGTGTGGAAGGGTAAAATCGAATTGGTACTCATGATTTAAGTCCGTATTTGTTCCGTCAAATAGAACACTTTCTACTTCCACGTCATTCTTTTTGAGAACATCTATAAGTTCTGCTGATTGTGGTGCTAGTGGATCAGCATCTCCAACTGTCAAAAAGGTAGGTGGATAATTAGGTGTTATATGTTTAACTGTAGACAGCTCATCCAGTCTAGAGAAGGAATGGAAATCTTTTTTTCCTGTATATGCCCAAAACACCGACTGAATCCCCTTCTTTATTACTGGAGATGACTGAATACCCATTTTATCCATGTTATAAATCCCACAGTATAAAAGAGCTCCTTTTAACTGTTCTTTATCAAC
The nucleotide sequence above comes from Paenibacillus sp. IHBB 10380. Encoded proteins:
- a CDS encoding HAMP domain-containing sensor histidine kinase; amino-acid sequence: MINKIWSVLNGKRSIRVQMLWACILSLILTSISRTIIEISRRLFPDSFFEVSSFTLFFALFIFFFFVLTSRTIRYFGVITDGLQSIAGGNLKYRIPLSRQDELGNVAHNINHMAEQLQQQMEKERQIEQSKMELITYVSHDLRTPLTSIIGYLDLLKTPKYHDEAEQARFINNAYNKTQQLKKLIDDLFEYTRLTNGDVRLSFQEVDYHSLLKQIISEFEPVANEQQITIVQDISPLPLLIHMDIEKMVRTIDNLLTNALKFSIRPGEIKVQLTAQEEHVILSVENVGKPISLEQEHQLFERFYKMEPSRYEYNTPAGSGLGLSIAKHIVELHGGRIWLEHHEGHYKFCIEINKTHSTI
- a CDS encoding response regulator transcription factor gives rise to the protein MIRMNILVVDDDPEIRDVLHMYLRNEGYLVLEAEDGVQALGILQREKIHLIILDVMMPHLDGINACLRIREESDIPIIMLSAKEEPLDKITGLSTGADDYVTKPFNPLELIARVKAQLRRQQFITSRHTSDPSEIVIDDLIINKKQHTITVHGQEVSLTPIEFSILVLLATDRGQVFNIDNIYQKVWKDQTAFYSENTVMVHIRNIREKIEIKPREPPYIKTVWGVGYKIDK
- a CDS encoding phosphatase PAP2 family protein, which produces MKDKMAEYKPLLWILVIPVLNIFYGILNHGGSNVSSMMTKLDAQIPFVPAFIIPYLLWYPFIIIMLITFCVKNRRVYYRTLLTLCLGLIVSYITFYVYQTSIVRPQVTGHGLLNWLVQLIYQTDGPYNCFPSIHVLSSYLMLKGMADCRNWPLRSLVLVKITSWSIILSTLFVKQHVILDIVGGIILAEMLYYAVRKWMPSQAKSNPASEWSESNGL
- a CDS encoding class I SAM-dependent methyltransferase; translated protein: MVLNIKSQVQEKLLFISRFIHSPGQIGSVTPSSKYLARKMIDAVPWNQVQAVAELGAGTGAITKYIQAAVSEGTKVVLFEKDPYLQKKLQHQFPKFTSYTDGCEIQSALEQEDIVQFDCILSGLPFYNFPKPLRDRLIEQIRLSLKPGGLFIAFQYSLQMKQQLSDNFEIKEILFVPMNVPPAFIYVCQKGASTDER